The proteins below are encoded in one region of Helianthus annuus cultivar XRQ/B chromosome 2, HanXRQr2.0-SUNRISE, whole genome shotgun sequence:
- the LOC110889485 gene encoding probable strigolactone esterase DAD2, with amino-acid sequence MGPNILDALNVRVVGSGKRILVLAHGLGTDQSVWSRILPYFRTHYKVVLFDLVCAGSVNPDYFDFNRYSTLDAFVDDLLQILDALRVDRCFYVGHSLSSMIGILAAIRRPELFAKLILIGASPRFLNDTDYHGGFELGEVEKVFVAMEANYEAWVNGYAPLAVGADVPAAVREFSRTLFNVRPDISLFVSRTVFNSDLRDKLKLVKVPCCIIQTAKDVSVPSSVALYLKEHLGGRNTVEMMNVEGHLPHLSAPALLAHHLNRALSR; translated from the exons ATGGGTCCAAACATTTTGGACGCACTCAACGTCCGAGTCGTCGGCTCCGGCAAGAGGATTTTAGTACTTGCTCACGGTCTAGGCACGGACCAGTCGGTCTGGAGCCGCATTCTGCCGTACTTCCGTACGCATTACAAGGTCGTATTATTCGACCTTGTGTGCGCGGGAAGCGTTAATCCTGACTACTTTGATTTTAACCGGTACAGCACGCTTGACGCGTTTGTTGATGATTTGTTGCAAATCCTTGACGCGTTACGTGTTGACCGGTGTTTTTATGTTGGTCATTCTCTTTCTTCCATGATTGGAATTCTTGCTGCTATTCGTCGGCCGGAGCTGTTTGCGAAACTTATTCTTATTGGTGCTTCTCCGAG GTTCTTAAACGATACGGATTACCACGGCGGATTCGAATTAGGCGAGGTAGAGAAGGTTTTCGTAGCAATGGAAGCAAATTACGAGGCTTGGGTGAACGGGTACGCTCCATTGGCCGTCGGTGCTGACGTACCGGCGGCCGTACGCGAATTCAGTCGGACGTTGTTCAACGTCCGGCCGGATATTTCACTGTTCGTTTCTCGAACAGTGTTCAACAGCGACTTGAGGGATAAGTTAAAGTTAGTGAAGGTTCCATGCTGCATAATTCAAACGGCGAAAGACGTGTCGGTGCCTTCGTCGGTGGCGTTGTACTTGAAGGAGCACCTCGGCGGCCGAAACACGGTGGAGATGATGAATGTTGAAGGTCATTTGCCTCATCTGAGTGCTCCAGCATTGTTGGCTCATCATCTGAATAGAGCTCTTTCTAGATGA